TAAAAGCATAGAGGCGGAGcctatatttgaaaatatctaGTTTTTCATTCAATTCAAAAGTACCaagaaaaatcaaaaacaaaaattcgcCAAAAATGTTGTGGATAAGGCTTAAGTTATGATTACTTCATTTTTATGATAATTCAATACATAAGTAAAATCCGAAGTACAAAAATCTGCAGGGAAATAAATTATGGAGAATTCGAGATAGCCCCCATTCCCAATAATGGAAATCTGACCTTAGATGAACTTCCATCACCTAGAATGtacacacataacaatataagCACGTGCTACATCACATGGTCAGTGTATATACATGGATACAGAAGTCTGACTTACCGCATTTTATATACTGCATTTTGTCCAGGAATATATATTCCAAATTGGTATTCCAATTACAAGTGAATAAAAGtactaaatatacaacatcaTTCTTGTAAATGTAGTTTAATCTGTTAGAGGTCAATAAGTATGTAATGATATGTAGCATTACTATCATATCCACTTATATCCCATGTAAGGTTTATCATCAGTATTGGGGTACAGTTACCTTACTTGTGACAAGACACACTCAGGCATGATTTCTCTCTTTGTCCGCACAGTTCCATGGTTTACGCTTCTGGCCATGAGTCTATTTTTTGGCAAGTTACCTTTGGTTTAACCCCCCGCCTAGACAACAGGGTCCAGTATTTTTCTATACTTGTCTGCGTAACCCCGAATTTGTTTTTCTAGATTCAATTACTCAAGGTGTGCAAAAGCAATTTACACATTCAGGAAGTCCTATAGCACTTGACTCCATCAAAGTGCTTTCATCATTAACACTTCACTTCCTGCCAGGTCCTGTTAACTGGGAGTGTCAGTTTACTGTCTAAAGCTGTGGGGGTAACATAATCTGAGGTGGTCAGATTATGTACATCACTGTTTATACTGTCTGATTCCTGATCAATGACCCACTGGTTCTCAATGACTGCACCATCAAAATACAAGTTATGAGTAAATAGAGCTTCTATTGTTTGTACTTGTTTCAATTTTACCCTTATCAGTAAATTCCGCTTAGCCATTTCTGATTCTTTATGTAATAAATCCAAAGTCGATTGGTACTCTGCACTGTATGTGGTCAAATGGAGAATAAGATTTTGGAGGGAAATGTCCCCAAGTCAGGTTAGGAGGTACCATAAATAACTGCATATGGAGCAGGATCAtaattagcccgagtttcctctggccctgacaccatgtctggtgtaggacatggtgtagggccagaggaaactcgggctagataTTACTTGGCACATaacttcaaaataaatattttggaATGAATGGAGTGATACAGCTTAATAGTCATTTACACAAGTACATCATTCCATTATTAgaatatacatgtttttatattttttgataccGTAGTCATTGTTTCTAACCTTTCAAGTTGCATAACATGATGCATAACATGACATTCCTTCCTACCCTATATCATACGATTATATGCTGATCATTCCAGAAGAGGCTAACTTATAAAATAATACCAGTAGTAAAGAAGGGCGAAACAAGATATTATTACGGTACTGTTGAATCACCCATGTAGGATAATACTTAACTTCAAAAGTGAGTTCATAAAATTGGATAATAATAATGCATAGAAAAATATAGAATTAGTAAAATAATGGCGCGTTTTGacattacattaatatacagtgtatatctaacatcctgcaccccccccccctcctaaTCAAATAACCCAACACATTATTTTGCCactcatgttttttttttaattacagaGAGGCCAATGTACCTGCAAGCTCATCAGTCATCATATTGAGGAAAACCCTGTCACCTATTCACCGTTTACATACTGCACAAAAGATGGCACATGCGAAGAACTTGATGTTACCACACTCTCTTGTATGAGAAACAAACACATCGATAGCACTGTGCCACTGGGTAAGATGCTGGTGAATATATGGATGATACATGATATGAGGTATTCGTCAACAAGAACTGTTTTGTAATGCTGCCAGGATCGATACCTGTGCTGAGTCCTTCTTTGATAGAGTAGATGATCTGTACTGTAATGTAACACCAAAACTCGCTGATACCCGTATCAACGATGCCATCGACGAGGAGGTTACAGCAACGCTACTGGAGGCGGCCGAAGAAGCAGCGGAGGTGGAGAGGAGGGGAGAACATAAAGATGAGTTGCATGATAATTATAAAGGAATATGTGGTACCAATTATGACAGATGCTAGTCAAGGCTGGAGGAAGAATGCAGCACTAAAGCGACATCATCGCATTAGGACTGAAAACCCACAAGGTGGTTGGTGCTGTGACAATTACCCGTGAAGATGACCCTGTCGGCCAGAGACATGAGCTACTTGGATCTGAGAAAACCGGTATGAACAATTAGACTCTAAAATTGTAAATGCAGACGCACATTGACATGATAGGAATTCGTCCATGAACAAATACTAAGGTATCTGATGCTGGAGCAACTTACAGTGGTAAATGCAAGCGATGCGTGGCATGCTGCCAAAAGTGTCACAAGGGAAATAAAGGGTGACATCTGGTCTAAAAAACTACATGGAAATACATGTCATATGCAACTTTGTGACAAAGCTTCGGCTATCAAAACATGCGCAAAAACTCTAATGCCACTTCTATATTGCACCAAGCtattcaaaaactttaaaacaaatttccTCGTGATTTTGTTAAATGTATTAACACTCACAATGTAGAATCTTCTAACAATGTAGTACAATGTATTCATTTATCATGACAAAAGATTAGTTTTTTCCGATAAGGAATACAAAAGAAGGACCAACCTGGCAATCCTTGATTGAAATGAGAATGTTGACCGAGACACATATTCAGAGACAATACTACTGGATGAGCGAAATTCAAGCGGAATGCTTTGAAAAGCCTCAAGCTTAAGACAATCACTACACGCTTGATATACTTTTATCTGAATGTGATGATTGTGATCAACAAACcaatatgaatatttttgaatatCCTGTTGAGTTTGTCAGAACCACaaacaaattttcaaatgtataaTACATCTATAGTCCATAGCTATTATAATGATTGATGACTATCACAATTTCCTCTAAATCCAAAAAAATGGCTACTCACCAGATCTGATTGACATCTGTTTTGTGCGTTTTATGtttttcataataaatatatcattctaAATTTAAGTTAATACCCAAAATGATTAATAAgaattattaataaatatgaacaatattatCATGGTGGACGAACTCAGAAcctcaaacattttttttaagttcAAATCAAATTGATGgtaaaaaactttcaaaaaagacATTAAAATCCTTGATACAAATAAACTTAAAAGTTTGAATTGAACCCACCAACCACATCGACCAGGTCACATTATTCTTTACTAAATTAACTTGATTAAAATTCAGAATGCAGTATCCATGGCTGGCCACAAAACTCATGGGTGGATAACCAATGGCTGTTAAGCCGATATTGACATTTTTGGTCTGTATCCCATGGGTGGAGGGAATCCTTTCATGGATGCTGGATTCGAAGCTAAAACATTTAAACGTTTTGAAAAACATTAACAATGACTTCAAgtttagataatatatatatatatatacatggactCTCAGATATTGTCAATATTTCCCAACACATATCTTATGTTTGATCGGTTTATGCTTTATGCTTCATTTTCTAATAACATAACATTATATCATATGAATTAATAAATTTCTATTTATTCATATACTAGTTGTTACCTTTAGGAGAGAACTTATATAGGCTATTGATGGATttgatgtattatatataaaaatcacatgacattGTAAAATTCACATCAAACAGCTACtgtgaaatatacatttctacAGAACATATGATTACCAGTAGTCTTGGGTATCGGGATTGGCTGTGTTTACAAACATTTCAGCTAATGTTATCACCAGTAGATAGCTCCTCGCTAAAAATTAGCCATGGACTGGACGGTAGGGACTACCTCAGACAGGGccataataataacaatgataaacATATGTTTAAAACGTGACCAACCTGCCATTTCACTAACAGTAAGTGGAATATGTAACCAAacataaaataaacatgtttttaaaacgCGACAAACATGGCATTTTACTAACAGTAAATGCTTAATGGATTGTGTAAACAAACTTAAgctaaacatgttttaaaacgTGACTAACATTGCATTTTACTGACATAATAACTGCTACATAAAATAGATATGTTAACGGATATTCAATATTAGCACCTTAGCGCCATACAAATAAACACTAAAAGTGTCAAATAATAACAACAAGGTTCGAATAATGACACGTTTCATAAAATGTTATTCTAGTTTTATTTTCGCATGCCAACGAGACACACAGGCACGTGTATAGCGTATCTTGAAATCTAATAAACAGCTATTGCTATTTActactatatattgtacagcgaatgttaaaataaattatgctACAGACCCCTGCTGTAACGTGTACTATTGAGACATATTACAATACCATTAACGTAGATATACTGATGTACTAAATGTCAATGGAGCCAACATTGCTTTCAAGAATGCAAGGAACATCCGTTAGGTTGGGATTTTTTTAGGCGGTGTAAATTCTAAGTATCATTGCtattcaaaattaaatgcaATCGTAataactttctttttttttttgcgatcaCGGGAACTCCAATCCAATCAGTCTGTGCATTGGGTGGTGTCGGTGAAAAGTTTGTACAATCAATCTGTGTATGGTTTGGTGTCGGTGAAAAGTTTGAACAAACAGTCTGTGTATGGTTTGGTGTCGGGGGGAAAGTTTGTACAAACAGTCTGTGTATGGTTTggtgtcggggggggggggggggggggggggagtttgTACAAACAGTCTGTGTATGGTTTGGTGTCGGGGGGAAAGTTTGTACAATCAGTCTGTGTATGGTTTGGTGTCGGGGAAAAGTTTGTACAATTAGTCTGTGTATGGGGCGGTGTCGGTGAAAAGTTTGTACAATTAGTCTGTGTATGGGGCGGTGTCGATGAAAAGTTTGTACAGTTAGTCTGTGTATGGGGCGGTGTCGGTGAAAAGTTTGAACAAACAGTCTGTGTATGGTTTGGTGTCGGGGGGAAAAGTTTGTACAAACAGTCTGTGTATGGTTTGGTGTCGGTGAAAAGTTTGTAAAATCAGTTTGTGTATGGTTTAATGtcgggggtgggggggtgggggggtggggggggggggggggagtttgTACAACCAGTCTGTGTATGGGGCGGTGTCGATGAAAAGTTGTACAATTAGTCTGTGTATGGGGCGGTGTCGGTGAaaacaatcaatgacacatactatgcttcacttctgatGCAGTTACGGGACCGCGGAAAGCacactaaaggtgtgttattccaccAGGACAATCAGTTCACAAGTCTGGCATTTCCATGACTGcaattcacgattgtggctttaaattgattgggCACCCGCCTTATTCACTCgttccatcagactttcatctatttccaaatcTGAAAACAGCTACTTCAGGCATCAACTTGCGGTCCAATGATGACTTCATACATGCattggatgactttctgaacagcccagaaaaggagttctataaatgtggcattgaggcccttaaacaccgctgcAAAATGTAGATACTGAaagggattatgttgaaaaataatacaatatgtccggcaaaattcaattccttcaatatgaggttcacaacatatcaatcagccctcataTTTATATCCAATAGTGTTAATCATGTGTCTTTTTCACATTAATTCTATGTTTGAACTTCCGTATACATGTTTCGTGTTATACCTATTAACACAAGAATATTAGGGTCTAAGAGGGAAACGACTTATGGTCATAAATAGCATTGGCGGTTACTGGCACCTTCAGACCAACAGTTTAGCCACGTTGAAATACACGTAGACTTCTAAGTGGATACATGTGAAATGTCACCAAATAAGTTAAGAGTCACGGTTAACACATCAGTCGAGTTGAATCCCACACATCAATATTCCCATGACAATGGCCATGTTTCAAACTAACCCGAAAATGTGTGATTCAAAGGACTGTAAATGCCATACTCGCGTCGTAATTGCAGCCATGGTAACGACGGCAATTCACTGACTAACTGAatgttcattttgaaaaaaaatcacattatcAGTCATGAATGATTAgttcaaatttaaattaaaaatctAAATACGGCAGTGAAATGTGAAGGGGAGGTAAATTTAAGTGTATAAAACTGGAGTTAAAATCAGCACGAGACTTTCAGGCAGACATAACATATTGGCACCATTGACCAAGCTCTGTTGTCCCTATCGACAGTAGCCATAGCAATGCAGCTTAAAAATACAGAGACAGACCACACAAAGCGAACAAAACATAGGTATGgtaaaatgttgttatatatcactaacaaggacgaaacatctaTAAGTTGCAGATTCACCTATGGGTATATTGACGATCGACGATCATCATTTCGGATGCGTAAGGTTATTTGGACGGGGACCAAGTGTCCAAATAAGAAATATCTCCAAATATAGCATTTTTCTGGAATCACTTATGTCTTTCTACATCACAATATAGTAATTTAGACCGTTACTCGATTCTGAACCCAAGAAACTTCTGGAAAATTGCCCGCAAGTTATTCAAAACTTCCGACACTATAAATCCCATGCCTCCCCTTGTAAAAGATGCTGTAAACCTCGTAATGCCGGATAATGtactatacagtgtacttaAGAATATCCCTTGTCTTAAATATTTTTATCCATCGGGAAGCCATCTACACTTCCCACGTCGACATTCCTCCCAGCATTGGCAATATCCGTATACATTGGAGGCGCAATGTGTACTCCAAAGGCTGTAGTACACGGGAAAAGAATTTTCactatttgttttgttttaaaactaaTTATAGCTCTACGTTGTTGAAGCGAATATTCCATGGTTGATAATAGATAATTATGTGTCTTTTCTGCATGAAAACTACAATAACAATACAAGTTTCTAATAATTTCAGAAACAACTAAATTGATTTACACGCAGACTACTGACAAAGTACCTGTTCTGTGAGAGTTAGCGTCTTTTACTACAGAAGACTTATTCAAGAAGAGTTTGTCGTTTCTTTCAAGATGACTGGTTAAGTTCGGATGAAAACATTGCTACCTTCATTTTGTTAATGTTCATTAGGACTAAATGGTCCTGATTTCCCTTTGGTTATTCCTCATCTTTGCCTCTAGCTGAAAGCAGCACCTAAGAGCCCCGCAGGAAGAAAGAGCTGTAAGAACGGTGTATAACTCGATCATATAAAAATGTTCTTTTCACTCGAGTGTGTCTTTGGTTGTAGATGTTTCGGTCGCCGTGGTAACTTTGCCATAACCATGCATGTCGTGTCTATGTTCGTGTGAATTGCGGCAATACTTTCCTAGGTGATTGGTTTAGTAATCATATAATCATCTCGCCTcctctttatatatatctaaacttTAATGAAGacttatttagatttttttcctATTTCCTTTCTAAATCCCCTCATTTCTGTTTACGGAAGTATTCACGATTCGACGCTGATTTCATCTATCaataaatgtatgtttacatATTAAAGTTCATCAGTGGATCTTTTGTAAAAACTGTAAGCATGGTTACTTGTGCTTGAATTAGGTTGAAGCAGATACTTGCAATGATAGGCATGTTAAGGAAAACAGGGCCTTCCGACGACGGAAATGTTCGATTGGTATGAAAATAGCAGTTGTCCACATCGGTAGCTATTTCATTTTCATGCCAATGAACCCTACTTGGTTTCCAAATGGCCGTCCGTCTCGTCGGTACGAGAAAAACAACTCGGGGTTACAGCTGGtgcattttgtacatgtatggtcGTCAATGTTGGTAGGCTTGACACCATTTTGTTCCAGAAGCACGCGATTGCATATCTGCAAATTCACGAAAGCTTTCTGACCACTGTCCCTTATCACAACCGATTCCGCGACTATATCTTTGAACTGGTCGATTTGGTCAACGCCGAATTCAAAACAACACTGGCCAATGGATGGACCCATAGCTACAATGACGTCACTTGGATTAGAGCCAAATTCTGTGGTCATTGTATGAAGAATTTCTACACATGCGCGTTTCACAGTACCCATCCATCCGGAGTGAAGTGCTGCGCATGCCCTTTTAACAGGATCGGCAAAAATCATTGTTACACAATCTGCGCCGGGAGCACCTATAGTTACCCCCTGTTGGTCGGTGGCGATCCCGTCGTATCCCTCATCAGGTTCCGTATTCCCAACTACGTGAACACTGTTCCCGTGGACGGTTCTCGCTACACGAAAGCGCTCTGGATCAAACCCGACATGGTTCGCcaattttcttctgttttcGTTCACTAACGCTTTTGGATCGCGTTTTGATATGGAATACACGAGATTTAAAGATTTCATTCCAGGAAGAGACGACAGTCCTCCAGTTCGGCAACTAAAGCCATGGTAGAACAAATCATTGGGAATAATTGGTGACGTAAGTGTAGTGACGTCACCAAAAGCTGGCAGAGAACCAAAGAAATTGCTGACATCTTTAACAATTTGTTCTTGAGTAAAGAAATCCGTTTTCTCTTGATCAACGGTACTAATGTTCCATTCATAAACATCCGTGGTGACATGTGTCAACAGGAGGTGCCAATACTGGGAGTGTTTACTAGAACACAGCACTGAGAAGACAGATATTCCATGTGTGTCGCAATACAATTTCGCATCGTAGAATGTTGCcatcttatttttattttcaaactgaATTATTCTGTCACGATTTTGCTTGTCCAATGCTATTTTCACGATATCAGCTTGATTTGAGGAATCACTCGCAAGCAACAACACACTGCTGTTTTCCAATGCAGGCAATTTTGCAAATGTCTCCACCACATCGCTGCAGTGTTGTTGGTCTTCTGTCCAAAGGTCCAATATGTACGCACTTCCTGTTCCGGTGGCCATTGCTCTGAATAAAACAAGTATCACGATTTTGTCAAACAGCAAAATATATTATGGAAAGGAAATACTAGAGTATCTTTATATCGACATTTGACCATTATATATAATGCAAAGCATGCTGCATGTTCTTATAATCTCGGTTTCAAACAATTGGGATTATGAGGCATACAAATATTCTAAAAATCCCTTTCCGGAAGTTCTCATTTATGATAGGTTAAACGTCGGGAGGTATTTTTAATGAATCTGGTTACAGTTACGTATCGATGTCCCAGAACAATAATAGTCAATATTTCAAAGAACCCTATCATGTTATTCTAGAAAGTCTGACAAAAAACAGTATTCGCAAGTCGCAACAATGTGATGATAATGTTTTCCATTCTGGTAAAAGTGTACGCTTAACTATGTTAAAAATTAGTATGTTTAGAAGCCTATCTTTTAAGTCTACCTAAAGGTCTCAAAGACAACTTCGTAGGGTATCGTACAGGTAATCACAGATTTCCAATTGAAACTGGAAGATGGGAAAACGTTCCTAGGGAAAACGTGTATGTGTACTATGTGATGAACAAGCTACATTGAAAGATAGAAATAAGATACTAGTATTCAGTATCCAAATACTATAAAATATTCTGAATTATTTTATACAACCAATGTGAACTTATTGAAAAGACTATGTGCTTTTCTccatttcaatatacatgtgtgtatattcATGGTATATAGCCTTTCTTTACAATTGGtcgtttttgttgttgttgtttgtttgtttgttggttttttttgtagAATTTGTCAGCTGTGATCATGGGGGCGATATCGTAATATCACACAATTAAGGTCATTACggtttttttcatatatatttgcCTGGTCTATGAAGACGAGGAGACGGATAACGATTATTCAAACTAAATTATGTTAAGTGTTAAGAAATtaaaaagtatacatgtatatataatgtcgcCGCTATACGAACATGTGTTGTGTTGAATGGATTCCGTGTTTTTGTTATCTTAAGGTGGTACATCTACAACTTTAAGGAAATGGGCCCAAACTCAATGAGGGAAGAAATCGATGTGTTATCAGCCATAGAAgatctatagatatatatattggagGGATCGACGACATTATTATCAAGCAGaaatgtttgtacatgtacaatgtatatcgttTTAGTCGACATTTTAACACCTGGAAAACATGACGATCGAAGGGATATTTCCACAATagatacaaaaatatttgaaaaatccCTACTCAATGCGAACATTTCTATCCATTTTTGCCTTTTTAAATGTCATCATTCGCAGTGTGCACAAACacaatacatctacatgtacctcATAACTCAAAATGTCACACGGTTCATTTTATCATTAGGCCCAACAGGTAAACCAATGCGCAGGTGGGATTTGGTTCTGGAACACAAATGAACTTAATAAAGGCATTGATAAGAAGGCTATACTGGGTTTATATCTACATAGTCTAGCAGAGTCTAGTCTTATGTAGCCTGTTGTGAATCATACCATATCAGACCAGCTTAGATAGctgatattatcattatatatatacattatacgtacatacagaaAGTCAAAATAAACAATAGAAAGTTATTACCAGAATTATTGTGTTTCCGAGTCAAATTCCTCAAATAAAATACTGCTGGTGTCACTAAACGTATTTCTTCAATAGccaaattaataaattaaagtacaaaatattttactttcgGTTTCTAATTAAAGACACTAGTACATGGAGATCTAGACCGAGgcctatatatatgttttgcGACCCATGGATAcgaacaatgttaattataatgCCATTTTGTCaagaaaactatttttaaataaatctgagtacgtgaacaaacttaaacaaagaaaatgtGTAAATTACCTTCGATTCGGATTAATCTTCCTGTTCTACGTAATAGACGGAAGTAATAATCTACGGCTGCCAAAATGTCCTTATGGGGAAAATACGCCCCACTTAAAATGTTCCGGATGAAACTGTCAAGTCTAAACGCATGGGTATATCGTATTGTCTAATATTAAAAACAGCCAGAAATacccatataaaaaaaagtcttacgACCGCTGATGGCATGCATGGTTTTATATAGGGTAAACTAAACTAATTCCAGCCCCATTGTAGTTGAAGTGGATTTCCTACTGATTACGTCATGTGGCCAGAGCAACAACACGGGTATTTCAGTGTAGATAATCGGTGTCAGGGTCAGAAGAAACTCGGGGCTCAGGAATTTGTAGTCATaaactgaataaaaataataatagaatACAAAATACCTAGCATTTTATGAATAGCTTCAATATTTATAGGGTATTTCATGTTTGTATGCGATTTATACCAGTTTAATGCCTGTGGTCACAGTTCACTAAAATCAGGCCTGTCCAAGTTAAGGgatattaatatttattcaaatcCGAATCGAATATAGAACCGTACTAGACGGTTAAATATGTAGGAAATGTTGAATGACTTTGCAAGCAAACCTTAATTTCGCAACCTCACAATCTGAtgtcacatacatgtaataacgACCATAAAACCATAAGACCCGTACAGTCAGAGactggtatatacgtctctggtacAGTTAAGTCTAAGaacaatgatataaaataaCGTGTAGCTACATATAGAAAACTCTAGATTTCTTCTAACTGTAAATAAAATACGTGTCATCCGACAACGGAATTGAGCTaataagatacattttgtaCGTACATGTAAATATTCCGGTCACTAATCTTACATTACGAAGTCTGTGTTTGcttttattaattaaaactgTACTGAGTGATAAGAATCAAATTATCACATTCCAGGTGGAATTAGACACACCATCTGTCAGAAGTCGTCCGTCCATCGTTCAGCGCTCCACACCTCACACTGATGCTGCACAAACCGGAAGTAACTCTTTAGTGATTCAGCAGCTGCAACATGATAAGACGAAACTCTGTTAACGTTGTGTTCAACATTTCCTTACAGTATGGAATCTGTTTCATATCATGGCATGATACACGCGTAATCTAGGTTGGTGACACAAAAAGTATTGAATCATTTCAGGGCACAACATGactaaatatgttttgataGCAGTCAGTTTTGCTGTATTTTCTAGTAACTTATAGAATGACCTGTTGATATCGATTGAGGGATATGTTGCTGATGTCCATctgaggtacggacaaaagccccctcggacattagccccccccccccccggacattagcccctaggacaaaagcccctccggacaaaagccccttcacactaataaaaaagtggacaaaagccccttcataaaaaaaaaaaatgatattaatttttttattgatttttaattgcaaaaaaaacatgtcatcagtggcttcggcaaaagccccttcataaaaaaaatgtccatcTAGGCTATACGTGTAGTCTTGCTCAAGTCCATTTATTCAGCTCGCACGACGTGCCAGTAAGTTTAACtataatcatatacatatgtgtaGGAGTGACCGTCTGTCGAACCACTGTTCGTGTGTCAACTTTAAATTAACATCTACTTGAAAACTAGACGCATTTTGGTACTGATATTTGGCCAGGAGGTACATGTGGTACATTAAATTATCCtcatatgaatgaccttgacacatTTTCAAGTTCGTATGGGTCATCATTTGATCATTCTCAAATTCCAGAAAAacaggtcacaggggtcaaaaagtTTTAAATCCTTTGATAATATCTTAGGTTCTAGAGGACTCTGTGTACTCACATTTGATCATATGAATGTGCATGATGTAGTAAGTATAAATTTCCCTCAAACCAATTACCTTGACTTTTcttaaaggtcacaggggtcaaatagttGAAGGTCTTTGAGAATCTGCTTCTCAATTTCTAGAAGACCCATGGTACAAATATTTGGTCAGTAGGTAGGTACATGTTATGGAGTGCTACAAAGCATCCTCatttaaatgacattgacctattttcaaggtaacAGGcgtcaaatacattgtatgctCCAGAAGACTTTTACATCTGATGTTTTACCAGCAGATGTGTTATGTACCTAGAATTGAGTGTTATTAACGTTTTGTACAAAACTACCCTTGATCTGTTTTCAAGGTCACCATggtgaaatatgaaatatattcattaaGAGCGATTAAGGCCCTCTGGGCATCTTGTTTAAGCATGTTCCTCCCTCAACCCTCCAACCCTACCTTCATCAATAGTGTATGGGTGCTGCTTTACTTTTTATTCCCATTTAGTGATATTACTTTGTAATTGAATTCAAGTGATGTCACTTAATGATTAATtgttatcatttaatgaataattCCTGCACTTAAATGACTAAGCACTATCACTAAATGGGAATGAAAAGTAAAACGGCACCACATAGTATTGGACCAATATCTACCAAGAAAACCCCCAATTTGGCAGTAAAAGTCCAAACAAACACATTGTCACCAAACTGAACCCATTAAAACTTATGATATGAAGTTGTGTTTTCCAGTGTTGCATTTTAATTAGACCACTTTTGCTATATAAATCACCTATTTTAAGGAagcaaaaatatttacatgtcattTTCTATGTTTGATAGACATTCTA
The sequence above is drawn from the Pecten maximus chromosome 9, xPecMax1.1, whole genome shotgun sequence genome and encodes:
- the LOC117334392 gene encoding laccase domain-containing protein 1-like isoform X1, which translates into the protein MRAMATGTGSAYILDLWTEDQQHCSDVVETFAKLPALENSSVLLLASDSSNQADIVKIALDKQNRDRIIQFENKNKMATFYDAKLYCDTHGISVFSVLCSSKHSQYWHLLLTHVTTDVYEWNISTVDQEKTDFFTQEQIVKDVSNFFGSLPAFGDVTTLTSPIIPNDLFYHGFSCRTGGLSSLPGMKSLNLVYSISKRDPKALVNENRRKLANHVGFDPERFRVARTVHGNSVHVVGNTEPDEGYDGIATDQQGVTIGAPGADCVTMIFADPVKRACAALHSGWMGTVKRACVEILHTMTTEFGSNPSDVIVAMGPSIGQCCFEFGVDQIDQFKDIVAESVVIRDSGQKAFVNLQICNRVLLEQNGVKPTNIDDHTCTKCTSCNPELFFSYRRDGRPFGNQVGFIGMKMK
- the LOC117334392 gene encoding laccase domain-containing protein 1-like isoform X2, with the protein product MATGTGSAYILDLWTEDQQHCSDVVETFAKLPALENSSVLLLASDSSNQADIVKIALDKQNRDRIIQFENKNKMATFYDAKLYCDTHGISVFSVLCSSKHSQYWHLLLTHVTTDVYEWNISTVDQEKTDFFTQEQIVKDVSNFFGSLPAFGDVTTLTSPIIPNDLFYHGFSCRTGGLSSLPGMKSLNLVYSISKRDPKALVNENRRKLANHVGFDPERFRVARTVHGNSVHVVGNTEPDEGYDGIATDQQGVTIGAPGADCVTMIFADPVKRACAALHSGWMGTVKRACVEILHTMTTEFGSNPSDVIVAMGPSIGQCCFEFGVDQIDQFKDIVAESVVIRDSGQKAFVNLQICNRVLLEQNGVKPTNIDDHTCTKCTSCNPELFFSYRRDGRPFGNQVGFIGMKMK